The following are from one region of the Juglans regia cultivar Chandler chromosome 10, Walnut 2.0, whole genome shotgun sequence genome:
- the LOC108987815 gene encoding cell wall / vacuolar inhibitor of fructosidase 2-like translates to MGSSASDLSFLTCIFHRPYIFVTGDANMIQETCKSTKYYELCLSSLKSDPTSLNADTKGLAVIMVGIGMANATAASSFLSSQLLSTTNDTILKKVLKECVAKYAYAGDALQAFAQDLIAESNDYAYMHASAAADYLGPYC, encoded by the coding sequence ATGGGTTCTTCCGCTAGTGATCTCTCTTTTCTAACATGTATTTTTCACCGACCATACATTTTTGTGACTGGGGATGCCAATATGATCCAAGAGACTTGCAAAAGCACCAAATATTACGAACTTTGTCTGTCGTCTCTCAAATCTGATCCCACCAGCCTGAATGCTGATACCAAGGGATTGGCAGTCATCATGGTCGGGATTGGAATGGCAAATGCCACCGCCGCTTCCTCTTTCCTCTCATCTCAGTTGCTTAGCACTACAAACGACACGATCTTGAAGAAGGTCCTCAAGGAGTGCGTTGCCAAGTACGCCTATGCGGGTGATGCTCTCCAAGCTTTTGCGCAGGATTTGATTGCTGAGTCCAATGACTATGCCTACATGCACGCTTCTGCAGCGGCGGATTATTTAGGACCATATTGCTAG
- the LOC108980493 gene encoding agamous-like MADS-box protein AGL8 — MGRRRRSMEFISNDKSRMITYHKRKKGLEKKLYEISTLCGIKACMIIYGPRSQNGHPCDMATWPENDEDCVRTLVNKFKSNTISSARKRGTRDLSDYFIDRKKNIEKEISRKRTENCRSNIMFRTWDERMDYFSYEQLRVVQGFLDTKIEAVQRKIDMLKAADNKSYAMNIDAALEITGNSNDVFGSIPSDFPNYTQGMLHRINVGLDLQASNNYQLPLPKSCVKSLDDLNGLQWPDFYSSYDQGDHSSLLPFCVNPLADPMKVKVDEACSSHGNMSISTGIQYSPPNYPIYYDLNVGLMENMTVMNNSMLPPMFNYNPRMQLIPPINVRNPMMQTLPDDQMHGPPADMNSLYTYIGAHGINEFEIDEDAAA; from the coding sequence ATGGGGCGCAGAAGAAGAAGCATGGAATTCATAAGCAACGACAAGTCTCGAATGATAACCTAtcataagagaaaaaaaggttTGGAGAAGAAGCTTTACGAGATCTCCACTCTCTGTGGCATCAAGGCCTGCATGATCATCTACGGTCCCAGATCACAAAATGGCCATCCCTGCGATATGGCAACCTGGCCTGAAAACGATGAAGATTGCGTCAGAACCTTGGTCAACAAATTCAAGTCCAACACAATTAGCAGCGCACGTAAGAGAGGAACTCGGGATTTATCCGACTACTTCATTGACCGCAAGAAGAATATTGAAAAAGAGATCTCGAGAAAGCGCACGGAAAATTGCAGGAGTAACATCATGTTCCGGACGTGGGATGAACGTATGGATTATTTCTCTTATGAACAACTAAGGGTAGTTCAAGGGTTTCTGGATACGAAGATCGAAGCAGTGCAGAGAAAAATCGACATGTTAAAGGCCGCTGATAACAAATCCTATGCGATGAATATTGATGCAGCATTAGAAATAACGGGCAACTCCAACGACGTCTTTGGATCAATCCCAAGCGATTTTCCTAACTACACACAGGGCATGCTTCATAGGATTAACGTTGGACTAGATCTGCAGGCTAGTAATAATTACCAGCTGCCTCTGCCTAAATCTTGTGTAAAATCACTGGATGATCTTAACGGCCTGCAGTGGCCCGATTTCTATTCATCTTATGACCAGGGTGATCATTCCTCTTTGCTTCCGTTTTGTGTTAATCCTTTAGCCGATCCGATGAAGGTCAAGGTCGACGAGGCTTGTTCTTCTCATGGAAACATGTCTATTAGTACTGGGATACAGTATTCTCCACCGAACTACCCGATCTATTATGATCTGAACGTTGGATTGATGGAAAATATGACAGTGATGAACAACTCCATGTTGCCTCCAATGTTCAATTACAATCCCAGGATGCAGCTGATTCCGCCTATTAATGTACGGAACCCCATGATGCAGACTTTACCAGATGATCAAATGCACGGTCCTCCTGCGGATATGAACTCACTCTATACGTATATAGGTGCACACGGCATCAACGAGTTTGAGATCGACGAAGATGCAGCAGCATAG